One region of Ananas comosus cultivar F153 linkage group 9, ASM154086v1, whole genome shotgun sequence genomic DNA includes:
- the LOC109715784 gene encoding homeobox-leucine zipper protein ROC1-like isoform X1 has translation MPPSPPSTPPPPPLLSLLRGLGLVVRPQGMTVGDSARPAIAQLAIDAMTELINMAQLEEPLWLRSPDGTNDILNEEEYAQHLSRGVGPRIDRLKTEATRVTAVVALDCRQLIDIFMNANSYESFFSSIVSTASTVEAFPAEVQGSDDKTLQLMKEEFRFPSPLVLKRECVFLRYCKQHGEGPWAVVDVSFDGHGYSEKINTDGRDYTKTTCRRRPSGCIIKTMQDGSSKVVWVEHVEVDDGGVHEMYKPFVNSGLAFGASQWITTIDRHVMAINNSIFEYNVDAEDGDTVLLGVAKKAIGEGGGVAGMDRIGAAGEDRGEG, from the exons ATGCCTCCGTCCCCTCCCTCGAcgccccctcccccccccctcctctccctcctccgagGTCTGGGGCTTGTAGTTCGACCCCAAG GTATGACAGTAGGAGACAGCGCAAGACCGGCAATAGCACAGCTAGCAATTGATGCGATGACCGAGCTCATAAACATGGCTCAGCTTGAGGAGCCACTGTGGCTTCGAAGCCCCGACGGCACAAATGATATACTGAATGAAGAGGAGTACGCGCAGCATTTATCGCGGGGGGTCGGGCCAAGGATAGATAGACTGAAGACAGAGGCGACCCGTGTGACGGCAGTGGTTGCACTTGACTGCAGGCAACTTATAGACATCTTCATGAATGCC AATAGCTATGAATCATTCTTTTCAAGCATTGTTTCGACGGCCTCGACTGTCGAAGCTTTTCCTGCAGAAGTTCAGGGAAGTGATGACAAAACTCTGCAGCTG ATGAAAGAAGAGTTCCGGTTCCCATCTCCTTTGGTGCTGAAAAGAGAATGTGTGTTCTTAAGGTACTGCAAACAGCATGGTGAAGGCCCTTGGGCCGTCGTCGATGTTTCTTTTGACGGCCATGGTTACTCTGAAAAAATAAACACTGACGGTCGCGATTACACCAAAACGACATGTCGGAGGAGACCATCAGGCTGCATAATCAAAACAATGCAAGATGGTTCCTCAAAG GTTGTATGGGTTGAGCATGTCGAGGTGGATGATGGAGGTGTTCATGAGATGTACAAGCCATTTGTGAACTCAGGTCTAGCCTTTGGCGCAAGCCAGTGGATCACAACTATTGATCGACACGTGATGGCCATTAACAATTCGATCTTCGAGTACAATG TAGATGCCGAGGATGGGGACACCGTTCTACTTGGTGTAGCGAAGAAAGCCATTGGGGAAGGAGGTGGTGTCGCCGGCATGGACAGAATAGGGGCCGCTGGAGAGGACAGAGGTGAGGGTTAG
- the LOC109715784 gene encoding homeobox-leucine zipper protein ROC1-like isoform X2 translates to MPPSPPSTPPPPPLLSLLRGLGLVVRPQGMTVGDSARPAIAQLAIDAMTELINMAQLEEPLWLRSPDGTNDILNEEEYAQHLSRGVGPRIDRLKTEATRVTAVVALDCRQLIDIFMNANSYESFFSSIVSTASTVEAFPAEVQGSDDKTLQLMKEEFRFPSPLVLKRECVFLRYCKQHGEGPWAVVDVSFDGHGYSEKINTDGRDYTKTTCRRRPSGCIIKTMQDGSSKVVWVEHVEVDDGGVHEMYKPFVNSGLAFGASQWITTIDRHVMAINNSIFEYNDAEDGDTVLLGVAKKAIGEGGGVAGMDRIGAAGEDRGEG, encoded by the exons ATGCCTCCGTCCCCTCCCTCGAcgccccctcccccccccctcctctccctcctccgagGTCTGGGGCTTGTAGTTCGACCCCAAG GTATGACAGTAGGAGACAGCGCAAGACCGGCAATAGCACAGCTAGCAATTGATGCGATGACCGAGCTCATAAACATGGCTCAGCTTGAGGAGCCACTGTGGCTTCGAAGCCCCGACGGCACAAATGATATACTGAATGAAGAGGAGTACGCGCAGCATTTATCGCGGGGGGTCGGGCCAAGGATAGATAGACTGAAGACAGAGGCGACCCGTGTGACGGCAGTGGTTGCACTTGACTGCAGGCAACTTATAGACATCTTCATGAATGCC AATAGCTATGAATCATTCTTTTCAAGCATTGTTTCGACGGCCTCGACTGTCGAAGCTTTTCCTGCAGAAGTTCAGGGAAGTGATGACAAAACTCTGCAGCTG ATGAAAGAAGAGTTCCGGTTCCCATCTCCTTTGGTGCTGAAAAGAGAATGTGTGTTCTTAAGGTACTGCAAACAGCATGGTGAAGGCCCTTGGGCCGTCGTCGATGTTTCTTTTGACGGCCATGGTTACTCTGAAAAAATAAACACTGACGGTCGCGATTACACCAAAACGACATGTCGGAGGAGACCATCAGGCTGCATAATCAAAACAATGCAAGATGGTTCCTCAAAG GTTGTATGGGTTGAGCATGTCGAGGTGGATGATGGAGGTGTTCATGAGATGTACAAGCCATTTGTGAACTCAGGTCTAGCCTTTGGCGCAAGCCAGTGGATCACAACTATTGATCGACACGTGATGGCCATTAACAATTCGATCTTCGAGTACAATG ATGCCGAGGATGGGGACACCGTTCTACTTGGTGTAGCGAAGAAAGCCATTGGGGAAGGAGGTGGTGTCGCCGGCATGGACAGAATAGGGGCCGCTGGAGAGGACAGAGGTGAGGGTTAG